One genomic segment of Gorilla gorilla gorilla isolate KB3781 chromosome 23, NHGRI_mGorGor1-v2.1_pri, whole genome shotgun sequence includes these proteins:
- the LOC101135657 gene encoding LOW QUALITY PROTEIN: von Willebrand factor-like (The sequence of the model RefSeq protein was modified relative to this genomic sequence to represent the inferred CDS: substituted 1 base at 1 genomic stop codon) — protein MHTYTLLCSTTNVGETGLGHLRLPLQVDPEPYLDVCIYDTCSCESIGDCACFCDTIAAYAHMCAQHGKVVTWRTATLCPQSCEERNLRENGYECEWHXNSCAPACQVTCQHPEPLACPVQCVEGCHAHCPPGKILDELLQTCVDPEDCPVCEVAGWCFASKKKVTLNPSDPEHCQICRCDGVTLTCEACQEPGGLVGPPTDAPVSPTTLYVEDISEPPLHDFYCSRLLDLIFLLDGSSRLSEAEFEVLKAFVVDMMERLRISQKWVRVAVVEYHDGSHAYIGLKDRKRPSELRRIASQVKYAGSQVASTSEVLKYTLFQIISKIDRPEASRIGLLLMASQEPQRMSRNFVCYVQGLKKKKVIVIPVGIGPRANLKQIRLIEKQAPENKAFVLSGVDELEQQRDEIVSYLCDLAPEAPPPTLPPHMAQVTVGPGLLGLSTLGPKRNSMVLDVAFVLEGSDKIGEADFNRSKEFMEEVIQRMDVGQDSIHVTVLQYSYMVTVEYPFSEAQSKGDILQRVQEIRYRGGNRTNTGVALLYPSDHSFLVSQGDREQVPNLVSMVTRNPASDKIKRLPGDIQVVPIGVGPNANVQELERIGWPNAPILIQDFETLPREAPDLVLQRCCSREGLQIPTLSPAPDCSQPLDVILLLDGSSSFPASSFDEMKSFAKAFISKANIGPHLTQVSVLQYGSITTIDVPWNVAPEKAHLLSLVDVMQREGGPSQIGDALGFALRYLTSEMHGARPGASKAVVILVMDVSVDSVDASADAARSNRVTVFPIGIGDRYDAAQLRILAGPAGDSNMVKLQQIEDLPTMVTLGNSFLHKLCSGFVRIRMDEDGNEKRPGDVWTLPDQCHTVTCQPDGQTLLKSHRVNCDRGPRTSCPNSQSPVKVEDTCGCRWTCPCESFASPARAASKGQCF, from the exons ATGCACACATACACGCTGCTGTGTAGCACCACCAATGTGGGAGAGACTG GGCTGGGCCACCTGAGGCTGCCTTTGCAGGTGGACCCCGAGCCATACCTGGATGTCTGCATTTATGACACCTGCTCCTGTGAGTCCATTGGGGACTGCGCCTGCTTCTGTGACACCATTGCTGCCTATGCCCACATGTGTGCCCAGCATGGCAAGGTGGTGACCTGGAGGACGGCCACATTGTGCC CCCAGAGCTGCGAGGAGAGGAATCTCCGGGAGAATGGGTATGAGTGTGAGTGGCACTAGAACAGCTGTGCACCTGCCTGTCAAGTCACGTGCCAGCACCCTGAGCCGCTGGCCTGCCCTGTGCAGTGTGTGGAGGGCTGCCATGCCCACTGCCCTCCAG GGAAAATCCTGGATGAGCTTTTGCAGACCTGCGTTGACCCTGAAGACTGCCCGGTGTGTGAGGTGGCTGGCTGGTGttttgcctcaaaaaagaaagtcACCTTGAATCCCAGTGACCCTGAGCACTGCCAGATTTG CCGCTGTGATGGTGTCACCCTCACCTGTGAAGCCTGCCAGGAGCCGGGAGGCCTGGTGGGGCCTCCCACAGATGCCCCGGTGAGCCCCACCACTCTGTATGTGGAGGACATCTCAGAACCGCCGTTGCACGATTTCTACTGCAGCAGGCTCCTGGACCTGATCTTCCTGCTGGATGGCTCCTCCAGGCTGTCCGAGGCTGAGTTTGAAGTGCTGAAGGCCTTTGTGGTGGACATGATGGAGCGGCTGCGCATCTCCCAGAAGTGGGTCCGCGTGGCCGTGGTGGAGTACCACGACGGCTCCCACGCCTACATTGGGCTCAAGGACCGGAAGCGACCGTCAGAGCTGCGGCGCATTGCCAGCCAGGTGAAGTATGCGGGCAGCCAGGTGGCCTCCACCAGCGAGGTCTTGAAATACACACTGTTCCAAATCATCAGCAAGATCGACCGCCCTGAAGCCTCCCGCATCGGCCTGCTCCTGATGGCCAGCCAGGAGCCCCAACGGATGTCCCGGAACTTTGTCTGCTACGTCCAGGGCCTGAAGAAGAAGAAGGTCATCGTGATCCCGGTGGGCATTGGGCCCCGTGCCAACCTCAAGCAGATCCGCCTCATTGAGAAGCAGGCCCCTGAGAACAAGGCCTTCGTGCTGAGCGGTGTGGATGAGCTGGAGCAGCAAAGGGACGAGATTGTTAGCTACCTCTGTGACCTTGCCCCTGAAGCCCCTCCTCCTACTCTGCCCCCCCACATGGCACAAGTCACTGTGGGCCCGGGGCTCTTGGGGCTTTCGACCCTGGGGCCCAAGAGGAACTCCATGGTTCTGGATGTGGCATTTGTCCTGGAAGGATCGGACAAAATTGGTGAAGCCGACTTCAACAGGAGCAAGGAGTTCATGGAGGAGGTGATTCAGCGGATGGATGTGGGCCAGGACAGCATCCACGTCACGGTGCTGCAGTACTCCTACATGGTGACCGTGGAGTACCCCTTCAGCGAGGCACAGTCCAAAGGGGACATCCTGCAGCGGGTGCAAGAGATCCGCTACCGGGGTGGCAACAGGACCAACACTGGGGTGGCCCTGCTGTACCCCTCCGACCACAGCTTCTTGGTCAGCCAGGGTGACCGGGAGCAGGTGCCCAACCTGGTCTCCATGGTCACCAGAAATCCTGCCTCTGATAAGATCAAGAGGTTGCCTGGAGACATCCAGGTGGTGCCCATTGGAGTGGGCCCTAATGCCAACGTGCAGGAGCTGGAGAGGATCGGCTGGCCCAATGCCCCCATCCTCATCCAGGACTTTGAGACGCTCCCCCGAGAGGCTCCTGACCTGGTGCTGCAGAGGTGCTGCTCCAGAGAGGGGCTGCAGATCCccaccctctcccctgcccctg ACTGCAGCCAGCCCCTGGACGTGATCCTTCTCTTGGATGGCTCCTCCAGTTTCCCAGCTTCTTCTTTTGATGAAATGAAGAGTTTTGCTAAGGCTTTCATTTCAAAAGCCAATATAG GGCCTCATCTCACTCAGGTGTCAGTGCTCCAGTATGGAAGCATCACCACCATTGACGTGCCATGGAATGTGGCCCCGGAGAAAGCCCATTTGCTGAGCCTTGTGGACGTCATGCAGCGGGAGGGAGGCCCCAGCCAAATCG GGGATGCCTTGGGCTTTGCTTTGCGATACTTGACTTCAGAAATGCATGGTGCCAGGCCGGGAGCCTCGAAGGCGGTGGTCATCCTGGTCATGGATGTCTCTGTGGATTCAGTGGATGCATCAGCTGATGCCGCCAGGTCCAACA GAGTGACAGTGTTCCCTATTGGAATTGGAGATCGCTACGATGCAGCCCAGCTACGGATCTTGGCCGGCCCAGCAGGCGActccaacatggtgaagctccagCAAATCGAAGACCTCCCTACCATGGTCACCTTGGGCAATTCCTTCCTCCACAAACTGTGCTCTG GATTTGTTAGGATTCGCATGGATGAGGATGGGAATGAGAAGAGG CCCGGGGACGTCTGGACCTTGCCAGACCAGTGCCACACCGTGACTTGCCAGCCAGATGGCCAGACCTTGCTGAAGAGTCATCGGGTCAACTGTGACCGGGGGCCGAGGACTTCATGCCCTAACAGCCAGTCCCCTGTTAAAGTGGAAGACACCTGTGGCTGCCGCTGGACCTGCCCCTGTGAGTCCTTTGCTTCCCCAGCCAGGGCAGCGTCAAAGGGGCAGTGCTTTTAG